The genome window ACACGATTAAGGACGGCAAGATCACCGAATCTATCGGTCACGAAGATACACTGGGACTAATGCTGCAACTGGGCGTCCTGCCTTCCGAAAACGAGCCTGTACCCGCGGACCTGGAACACAACCAAACATTAGCGACCAGATATTTCGACGAGATCATGAGCCAGGGCAAACTGGAAGTGATCGAAGAGATCCTGGATCCTGAATTTGCGTTCATCATCCCAACCCAGCCCGAGCCGATCGCCGGATATCCCGCATTCAAAAATTTCGTAGGCTATCTGCGCAATGCATTTCCTGACATCAAATTCACGGTAATGCGCCAGACCGCAGAAGGCAATAAAGTCGCCACACGCTGGAACATTGAAGGCACACACCAGGGAGAATTCCTGGGCGCCGCGCCAACGGGTAACCACGTGAAGGATTACGGGATCGACATTTTCACAATCAAAAACGGCAAAATCCTTTCGGTTCATGTAAATGAAAACGACTTCGGATTAATGCAGCAACTTGGAGCAATCCCATCATGACATTGGAAGAAAATAAAGCAATAGTACGCAGATACTGGTTCGATTTCTGGAATGAAAAGAATGTAGCAGTCCTGGACGAAATCGCAGTGGAAGATGTGGTTTTTCACTTTCCTCCCGGCCAGGCACATCAGCCACCTACATTAAGAAAGTGGTTCGAAACTGCCCTGATAGCATTCCCCGACGTGTTTTTTACCTTGCACGACGAACTGGCAGAAGGCGATAAAGTGGTAAGCCGCTGGTCATACGAAGCCACCAATACCGGCAATTTCCTCGGACGCGAAACGACCAGCATCCGGGTCCAGGACCAGGGAATTGACATATTCCGCATCGAGAACGGCAAGATCGTTGAAATGTGGGTTGCCCAGGATAGTCTGGGTTTGTTGCAACAATTGAAAGTGATTCAATAAAATGGAAAAAGCAGTTGTCCGTCATTATGTTAACAGAGGCGGGCAGCTTCCGGTGAAGCCTACAATTATTCCAGGCTTCGATGCGGATACGGACGTGCTGATCATTGATGAGCCCGAGCTTTCCAGAAAAGACCTGGTTTTTGAGCAGGACGGCGACAATACATTGGTCAGACTGGCAGATTCATTTATGATCCTCGCCTCGCTGGAAAATGTGGATGCGATTGATCTGGACCCGCTCCCGTTTTTAAAAGAGCTCTATAAGGCGTTGCAGGAGAATGATATAGAGGAAATTTTATCGTTTCTAGCTGAGGATGTCTTATGGGAAATGGGCGGCCCGCAGGATTTGATTCCCTGGGCAGGTGCCTGGGACGGAAAAGCAGGAGTAAGGCAATTTTTCCAATTACAAAAAGAAGGATTGGCTTTTGAAAAACTGAATCCGACCCGGTTTGTAGCGCAGGGAAATACAGTGGCCGTCGTGCTCGAAGGAAGCGGTGAAGCCAGAACCGGGAAAGCTTTTTCAGGCAGCGTGGTGCATTGGGTTATTGTAAAAAATGGCAGGATCAGCCAGCTGCAATGTTACCGCGATACATTTCCGATCATCGAGGCCATGCAGGGTGGGAGGCCGTTCACGATAGCAGCAAATGGTTTTGGATCAGCACATTATACCAATAAATCGGTCACATCGCCGCGCACAACGGACAGCATTGTGTTCGACGAAGCGATTTTTGACAATGCGCCGGCAACGGTAAAATCGGCCAGGGCCATGTATGGCGCACTACAAGGATTCAAACCCGAAGACATCCGTAAAGCATTTGCGCCTAGTGTAGTGTGGCATATGTTCGGACCGAGGGACATCATTGCATGGTCGGGTGAGCGCATCGGACCGATTGCGGCCGTGGAATCGGCAAAGCAGATCATTGAAACCATGCGTTTTGACCGTTTTAAGGCAGTCAGGATGCTTTACCAGGACAATGTAGCGGCCGTTTTAATCGATGAGCCGGGCGTTTCCAAAGCAAGCGGATTGCCTTTTCATACGAGCGTTGTGCACATTGTAG of Dyadobacter chenhuakuii contains these proteins:
- a CDS encoding ester cyclase — translated: MNANKLLSRRYFYQIMNGKNEQVAHEILSEDFVFTLPTHPEPFHGPDGFFGLVQMLHGSFPDFYINPQEMVAGGDWVVTRWRGGGTHTGGPLLTVKGNVEATGKFFEIDGMTWHTIKDGKITESIGHEDTLGLMLQLGVLPSENEPVPADLEHNQTLATRYFDEIMSQGKLEVIEEILDPEFAFIIPTQPEPIAGYPAFKNFVGYLRNAFPDIKFTVMRQTAEGNKVATRWNIEGTHQGEFLGAAPTGNHVKDYGIDIFTIKNGKILSVHVNENDFGLMQQLGAIPS
- a CDS encoding ester cyclase, whose amino-acid sequence is MTLEENKAIVRRYWFDFWNEKNVAVLDEIAVEDVVFHFPPGQAHQPPTLRKWFETALIAFPDVFFTLHDELAEGDKVVSRWSYEATNTGNFLGRETTSIRVQDQGIDIFRIENGKIVEMWVAQDSLGLLQQLKVIQ
- a CDS encoding nuclear transport factor 2 family protein codes for the protein MEKAVVRHYVNRGGQLPVKPTIIPGFDADTDVLIIDEPELSRKDLVFEQDGDNTLVRLADSFMILASLENVDAIDLDPLPFLKELYKALQENDIEEILSFLAEDVLWEMGGPQDLIPWAGAWDGKAGVRQFFQLQKEGLAFEKLNPTRFVAQGNTVAVVLEGSGEARTGKAFSGSVVHWVIVKNGRISQLQCYRDTFPIIEAMQGGRPFTIAANGFGSAHYTNKSVTSPRTTDSIVFDEAIFDNAPATVKSARAMYGALQGFKPEDIRKAFAPSVVWHMFGPRDIIAWSGERIGPIAAVESAKQIIETMRFDRFKAVRMLYQDNVAAVLIDEPGVSKASGLPFHTSVVHIVVVNEDGKVASIHNHVNTAEIVEAFLGGRPYTVN